One Streptomyces sp. R28 DNA window includes the following coding sequences:
- a CDS encoding MFS transporter, with protein sequence MGTVRPAPWRRGAVVAALMLAAFTFNTTENLPVGLLALMADDLRVSLAAVGALVTGYGLTVAVVSLPLAHVTRSLPRRYLLAGLLGLLAVASWVSALGGVSYGLLLAARVATAMAQALFWAVMGPVAVGLFLPERRGRIIGLLSVGGSLATVAGVPAGTWLGGHTDWRTPFALLGVLALVSLVTIGVLLPSSRPQDGHSAYGAAPDRRRFYVVLTVTALSVTGFFAGFTYVVAFLDEVSGLGEDAVSGVLFAFGGAALAGVTVAGPLLDRFPRATLAAPVAAQAVALLGLYAIGHVPAVNIVLIMLLGASVATIFMATQSRVLQVAPGRTETALAANSAAYNVGIAAGALLGGVLLPVVGVRCTFLVGGLLTVGALAVLIRSLRAGVEDGAGGKGQAGIGRYRTDAGL encoded by the coding sequence ATGGGCACCGTACGTCCGGCACCCTGGCGGCGTGGCGCCGTCGTCGCGGCGCTGATGCTGGCGGCGTTCACCTTCAACACCACCGAGAACCTGCCGGTCGGCCTGCTCGCGCTCATGGCGGACGACCTGCGGGTCTCGCTGGCGGCCGTCGGCGCCCTGGTGACCGGGTACGGCCTGACCGTGGCCGTCGTGTCATTGCCCCTCGCCCATGTCACCCGTTCCCTGCCGCGCAGGTATCTGCTCGCGGGGCTGCTGGGGCTGCTCGCCGTGGCCAGTTGGGTGTCGGCGCTGGGCGGCGTGTCGTATGGGCTGCTGCTGGCGGCGCGGGTGGCGACGGCGATGGCGCAGGCGTTGTTCTGGGCGGTGATGGGACCGGTCGCGGTCGGGCTGTTTTTGCCCGAGCGACGGGGGCGGATCATCGGGCTGCTGTCCGTCGGCGGGTCCCTGGCCACCGTGGCCGGGGTGCCGGCCGGGACCTGGCTGGGCGGGCACACCGACTGGCGGACGCCCTTCGCGCTGCTCGGCGTGCTCGCGCTCGTCTCGCTCGTGACCATCGGCGTCCTGCTGCCGTCGTCCCGCCCGCAGGACGGTCACTCCGCGTACGGGGCCGCCCCCGACCGGCGCAGGTTCTACGTCGTACTGACCGTCACCGCCCTGTCGGTGACTGGCTTCTTCGCCGGGTTCACCTACGTCGTCGCCTTCCTCGACGAGGTGAGCGGACTGGGCGAGGACGCGGTGAGCGGCGTGCTGTTCGCGTTCGGCGGGGCGGCGCTGGCCGGGGTCACCGTGGCCGGTCCGCTCCTCGACCGCTTCCCGCGAGCCACGCTGGCCGCGCCGGTGGCGGCCCAGGCGGTGGCTCTGCTCGGTCTCTACGCGATCGGGCACGTCCCGGCGGTGAACATCGTGCTGATCATGCTGCTCGGCGCCTCGGTCGCGACCATCTTCATGGCGACGCAGAGCCGGGTTCTCCAGGTGGCGCCGGGTCGCACGGAGACCGCGCTCGCGGCCAACTCGGCCGCCTACAACGTGGGCATCGCCGCCGGTGCGCTGCTCGGGGGCGTACTGCTGCCCGTGGTCGGGGTGCGCTGCACGTTCTTGGTCGGGGGGCTGCTGACGGTCGGGGCGCTGGCGGTGCTGATCCGGTCGCTGCGCGCGGGCGTCGAGGACGGGGCGGGCGGCAAGGGCCAGGCGGGAATAGGGCGGTACCGTACGGACGCGGGGTTGTGA
- the hemC gene encoding hydroxymethylbilane synthase: MSVPELIRIVSRDSPMALAQVERVRAELAALHPGVRTEVVPVKTTGDKWMGDLSQVEGKGAFTKEVDAALLAGEADLAVHCVKDIPADRPLPAGTTFAAFLKRDDVRDALIHPDGLTLDELPAGTRIGTSSVRRVAQLAATHPHLQCVPFRGNANRRLEKLAAGGADALLLAVAGLERIGRPDVISEVLSPEVMMPPIGAGILALQCREGDTELIDAVSGLGDPDTYREATAERMFLHVLQGHCNSPIAGYARVDRSGELSLRACVFTPDGKTRLNAHEWAGRLDPATLGTSVAVALLRQGAREIIDGIPH; encoded by the coding sequence ATGTCCGTCCCTGAACTGATCCGTATCGTCTCCCGTGACTCGCCCATGGCGCTCGCCCAAGTGGAGCGTGTCCGCGCCGAGTTGGCGGCCCTCCACCCGGGCGTGCGCACCGAGGTCGTGCCCGTGAAGACGACCGGCGACAAGTGGATGGGCGACCTGTCCCAGGTCGAGGGCAAGGGGGCGTTCACCAAGGAGGTGGACGCGGCTCTGCTGGCGGGCGAGGCCGATCTCGCCGTGCACTGCGTCAAGGACATCCCCGCCGACCGGCCGCTGCCCGCGGGGACGACGTTCGCCGCGTTCCTGAAGCGGGACGACGTCCGCGACGCCCTCATCCATCCCGATGGACTCACGCTGGACGAACTACCGGCGGGGACCCGGATCGGCACCTCCTCGGTGCGCCGTGTCGCCCAGCTGGCCGCTACCCACCCGCACCTCCAGTGCGTGCCGTTCCGCGGCAACGCCAACCGCAGGCTGGAGAAGCTGGCGGCCGGCGGGGCGGACGCGCTGCTGCTCGCGGTGGCCGGCCTCGAGCGCATCGGCCGCCCTGACGTGATCAGCGAGGTCCTCTCCCCCGAGGTGATGATGCCGCCGATCGGCGCGGGCATCCTCGCGCTGCAGTGCCGGGAGGGCGACACCGAGCTCATCGACGCGGTCAGCGGCCTCGGCGACCCGGACACCTATCGGGAGGCCACCGCCGAGCGCATGTTCCTGCACGTCCTGCAGGGGCACTGCAACAGCCCGATCGCCGGGTACGCACGCGTGGACCGCAGCGGCGAACTGTCCCTGCGGGCCTGTGTGTTCACCCCGGACGGCAAGACGCGACTGAACGCCCACGAGTGGGCCGGCCGACTGGACCCGGCCACGCTCGGTACGTCGGTGGCGGTCGCGCTGCTGCGTCAGGGAGCACGAGAGATCATCGACGGCATCCCGCACTGA
- a CDS encoding ABATE domain-containing protein produces the protein MHARFPDFRLGKVLATSFTATLTERCGDAVERIPTPQRLVDWLAVNGLAVDSCTTAQLELAWELRESIHAAVTAAAIQDALPASAVQVINGCSIQGRAAAVLTPESNRQWRLSSASCVEDALGVIAADAISIIAGERDGKLALCASPTCRAAFFDTSQSRTRRWCDMNTCGNRQKKARFNANQRKNPRSAK, from the coding sequence ATGCATGCTCGGTTCCCCGACTTCCGTCTCGGCAAGGTGCTGGCGACCAGCTTCACGGCGACTCTGACGGAGCGTTGCGGCGACGCTGTGGAGCGCATTCCCACGCCGCAGCGACTTGTCGACTGGCTGGCGGTGAACGGCCTCGCCGTGGACTCCTGCACCACCGCCCAGCTCGAACTCGCTTGGGAGCTGAGGGAATCGATTCATGCCGCGGTGACGGCGGCCGCGATCCAAGACGCTCTCCCTGCGTCTGCTGTCCAAGTCATCAATGGCTGCAGCATTCAGGGTCGGGCCGCAGCTGTCCTGACGCCCGAGAGTAATCGGCAATGGCGACTCAGCTCGGCTTCCTGCGTAGAAGATGCCCTAGGCGTGATCGCCGCCGACGCGATCAGCATCATCGCGGGCGAACGAGACGGAAAATTGGCCTTGTGCGCATCGCCAACCTGCCGAGCCGCCTTCTTCGACACCAGCCAGAGTCGCACCCGCAGATGGTGCGACATGAACACGTGCGGGAATCGTCAGAAGAAGGCGCGCTTCAATGCCAACCAGCGCAAAAACCCCAGATCAGCAAAGTAA